The DNA region ttcttgaaatatttcttgcatgatctcttgaggaaaactaggaagcaaaactggggatatccagaatcacaacctctgctggagaaatattactgccaagacacctgtggagatcttttcatcatatacatatgAGGATAGTaacatgaacatgtctagttggaatcacatgatttTAGAATTACTGGGACCGCATGTCTCAATCCtttattgatgtccacaaatcaaaGTAAATAATCTTTATAgttttcaaaaactgtttttaattcaaaacttttgtttcaaaacatatctgtcaaagtaaaagaactttcgtaaattgaaatgaaaattaagagtgccaagaaatatagaaaggctcaaattgatttgataggatggtaatcagccaacaGCATGATTCCATAtatctttacaaattggaaaatggtaatttcgtggaaaaagggtacgttgaactacaatgacatcattctTTCTTCCACTTTTGAAACCTGTATTGCAGCCTTAagaaagttggagaactgttgaaaatattctgatacttcaatgatcttgtctccgttatgcagttacttgcctgaaatccctaacttttgcctagattgccctttcgggttttcaatctaccgggataatattttctttgtttttatgtctctaatttttgcctggaccgccctttcaggttttcagtccaccgagacgctcatttttgcctaagccgccctttcgggttttcaacttagcgagctgttcttttcattttttaggcgaagtatttcttgactgcatctgtattcatgggacgtggaagctcttcaccatccatgtttgtaagaattaaagcaccgcctgagaaggctttcttgacaacatagggtccttcatagttaggagtccacttgcccctagaatcattgtgaaatagtatcatcttcttgagtacaaggtcaccctctttgaattctctcggcttaaccttcctatcaaatgcctgcttcattctcttttgatataactgtccatggcacaaggcagtcattcttttttcttcaatcaaattcaactgatcgtatctgctttgacaccattcagcctctgacaactgagtttccattagtatcctcattgatggaatttcaacctctatcggtaacacagcttccataccgtatactagtgaaaatggggttgccccagttgaagtacggactgatgttctatatccgtgtagtgcaaaaggcagcatttcatgccaatctttgtaggtaacaaccatcttttgaatgatcttcttgatattcttatttgcagcttcaactgccccattcatcttgggacggtaaggagaagagttgtgatgctcgatcttgaaactttcacataattcatccatcattttgttgttcagattggagccattgtcagtgatgatcttgtttggaatgccatatcggcaaatgagattatttttgatgaatctgaccaccacttgctttgtcacctttgcatacgaagctgcttccacccatttggtgaagtaatcaattgtcacgagaatgaaacggtgtccgttggaagctttgggttcaatcataccgatcatgtcaatgccccacattgagaatggccaaggagcagaaatcacattcaaaaaggttggtggtacatgaaccttatcagcgtagatctgacatttgtgacacttctttacaaatttgtagcaatctgattccatggtcaaccagtagtaaccagctctcaacatctttcttgacatagagtggccatttgcatgagtaccaaaggacccttcgtgaacttctttcatcaacatttctgcttcctttttgtcaacacatctgagtaagaccatgtcataattcctcttatagagcacattctgattaaggaagaaactgcctgacaatcttctcaaagtctttttatctttttctgttgctccaagaggatactcctgagtctgaaggaaatgcttgatatcgtggtaccatggtttatcatcaaaactggcctcagctgtaaacatatgtgctggtctatcaagtcgcttgatcacaattctgggtacttcgtttggaaaacccacttgatacattgaagacaacgtagctagagcatccgccatctgattctcatcccgaggaatgtgatgcaactcaaccttggtgaagaaagtcaacaatcttcttgcatagtctttgtatgggatcaagccagggtggcgtgtttcccattctcctttgatctgattgataactaacgctgagtcaccataaacagtaagatttttgatgcggaggtcaatggcttcttcaagacccatgatacaggcttcatattcagcaatgttgtttgtacattcaaaacaaattcttgccgtgaaaggaatatgagaaccttctggagcgataatgactgcacctactccatgtccataagcgttggaagctccatcaaatactaaaccccattgagaatctggttcaggtccttcttcaggaagtggctcttcacaatctctggattttaggaacatgacatcttcatcaggaaactcatcctcattatcattGTGATAttcaacgggttggtgagcaaggtactcggctaacacactgctcttgatagctttctgggtatgatactcaatgtcgtattctgataacagcatctgccatcttgcaatcttaccagtgagtgcaggcttctcaaaaatgtacttgattggatccattttggatatcaaccaagtggtgtgacttaacatatactgcctcaatctcttagcagcccaagccaatgtacaacatgtcttctcgagtaaggagtatcgtgattcacagtcagtaaatttcttgcttaagtagtaaatggcatgctctttctttccagtttcgtcttgttgacccagaatacaacccatagaattctcaagcactgtcaaatacataaccaacggtcttccagcaacaggtggtaacaagataggaggctccatgaggtactctttgatattgtcaaatgctttctgacaatcctctgtccaaacacaattctgactctttctcagcaatttgaagataggttcacaagtggcagtcatgtgagaaataaaccgggatatgtaattcaatcgtcctagaaaacctctcacttgcctttctgtttttggtgcgggcatctcttggatatcttttactttatctggatcaacttcaatgcctttttggccgacaatgaagcccaagagtttacctgacctgacgccaaatgtgcatttgttcggattgaggcgaaaacggaacttcctcaatcgttgaaacaacttcaatagatctactaagtgaccttcttctgaacgagactttgcgatcatgtcatccacataaacctcaatctctttgtgcatcatgtcgtgaaagagcgttgtcatggttcgctggtaagtagcacctgcgttcttcaacccaaacggcatcacttgataacagaatgttccccatggtgttatgaatgtagttttttccatgtcttcgggagccattttgatctggttatacccggagaatccgtccatgaaggagaatgtgtcaaactttgctgtattgtctaccaacatgtcaatgtgaggcagggggaaatcatcctttgggcttgctctatttaagtcacgatagtcgacacacattcgtaccttcccgtccttcttaggaactggcacaatatttgctatccactctggatacactgaagtggcaagaaaaccaacatctatttgcttcagaacttcttctttaattttgacggccatatctggatgtgttcttcttaatttctgtttgaccggtggacattctggcttcaaaggtagcttgtgctctacgatgtcagtgtcgagaccaggcatatcttgataagaccaagcaaacacatctacatactctttcaacaggctgatcaattgctccttgacctgtggggataacaatgctccaattttgacttctttcacattttcttccgaacccaagttgactgtttccaaaggctccttgtatggctgaataatgtcttcttcattttcaagctggcgggcgacctcttctggaatctcatcccactcttcctcttcagcttcgaatacagaatgttcaaagttgggagagggcatgatgtcattgtgttcaacgggtttaagtaacctgtacaaacaattgtttttagaggactgaccatgacatgcaaaaatgtgttctttttaaggttttttttgtgttaccatttttcgaaaaagctgaaaagataaaaggacacaagtgtataggaacacaaaagatctttttcatggatagtacgtttttgacaaaagtgcccattttacaaaattaatgcttcgcgctttgggctaaagcggaagatttttgaaaactgaaaagcttaattactttgatatgtggacacaatgtgggatgtcaactgcggtccagttcttcataactactcctGGTGTCACAAATCTGGGGCCTTCGTCTTCTGTCTTTCCCTCAAAAGTATCCTCCTCAACTGCTACCATGTTGATAAACCCACCGCTGTGAAAGATATCTTTGAAAGGTCGCACCACTGAAGTCTGCACTTGTTTTTCATCAACAAAGCCTAATCCTGCATGGTTAACGTTTTCTGGCAACTCTATCACCTTGCCCCACATTTCTGTAGGACCTGTCTTGACAATCTGCTGGGCGTCTTTGAATGACGCGATTGAACCTTCACTTTTCTTGTAATCATCGATGGTCAGGGCCTGAAATGGAGTTTGAACAGCCGTTTCGTCTGCTTCTATCACACTAAACGATGAAAGGTGGCTAATCAGCATAGCCTGCTCCCCATTAACCGTCACTATTTGCCCATTCTTGAAAaattttaacttctggtgtaaCGTGGATGTAATGGCAcccgcctcatgaatccatgggcgTCCGAGCAGACAGCTATAAGCTGGCACtatatccataacctggaaagtgatctggaatACATGTGGTCCAATACCAATAGGCAAATCAACTTCTCCAATGACTGATTTTCTTGATCCATCGAACGCTTTCACAATAATTCCACTGTGCCGCATTTGCCCTTCTTTGTACTTTAGCTTCACCAAGGTAGACTTGGGCATGACATTCAGAGATGAACCGGTGTCAATTAGGATATTAGACAAAGAATCCCCTTGACAATTGGCTGAGATATGGAGAGCGAAGTTGTGATTCTTTCCTTCTTCTGGcagttcttcatcacaaaagccTATGCCATTGCACGAAGTGATGCTGCCTACAACATTGTTGAACTGCTCTGCTGTTATATCCTGTTCTACAAAGGCTTGATCAAGCACCTTCAGTAGTGCTTCTTTGTGGACAGCTGAATTCAATAATAAGGACAGGAtcgagatttttgacggtgtctgtAGCAACTGATCTACCACTTTGTAGTCACTGAGCTTGATAATTCTAAGTAGTTCATCTGTTTCTTTATCAAGGGTTGAATTGCTTGTTTGCCCTTCTGCTTCTCTTGTCACTGGTACCACGACTACTGGATCTTTCTCAACATTTCTACTTGGGATAACCGGCGGAGCGAACACGCGGCCACTGCGCGTCATTCGGCTATTTGCTGCGATATTGGTAACTGAGGCTAAGGTTTTAATCTTGACCTCTTTACCGTTCTCAATAATAGTTGTTGCATAGCGGTAGGGGACCGCTTTATCTGAAGTGTAAGGCATTGGGCCCGGAGGGTAAATCACCACTGGCTCCCTCGGATGATAAGCTATCTCTACTTTCTCTGGAATGTTGAAGCAAGGAATGATGACATTCACCTCTTGTTCTTGTGATTCTGGAGAACTCCCTTGTCTAGAAATCTGAATCAAACCCTGCTCAAGGACGCCTTGCAAATCATCTTGAATCTTTCTACAACCTCTTGAATTGACTAAACATGTACCACAGATCTGGTGGTCATGTTGGAATAGACCATGAGCACATAAAACAGAATGAATTTCAACCAAAGACCGCCGAATCTCCTCTATCTTCGTAACACGTTGTTCATTGAGACAAACTTCTATATTGTTCACTGATGAAGGACCATGACTTGGCATTGGATTGTCCTTCACATTGGGACCCATGTTCTTGAAGGTCAGGATGCCTGCTCTTGTCAACTTCTGTACTTCCAACTTTAAAGCAAAACATTTGTCTAAGTCATGACCTGGAGCATTCTGATGAAAGGGACAAGATAcctctggcttgtaccaccaagGTAGCACTTCTGGTACAAGAGGTCGTGGTCGTGGTTGCACAAGGTTTTTAGTGATCAAAGCTGGATACAATTTTGCATATgacattggaattggatcaaaattggTTCTTCTTTGCTGCTGTGGTGGACGTTGTTGTAactgatgttgatgttgttgaggttgatgttgttgctgataccGAGTATTCTGTTGGAAGCGGTTGGTACGCTGCTGAGGGTATTGAACTTGAACTGGAGCGGAAGTGATTACTGGAGTCACGGCTGCTATATGTTGGTCTTGGGAATGGTAAGGATAATTGATCCTTCTTGGATGATCATAGGACACAGCATTAGTTTCTTGTTCCTTCTTTTTCATAAAACCGCCGTACCTCTTTGCCCCGCTTGAAGATGAACTTCCTTCTCTGACTAGACGCCCTTCTCGAACTGCTTCCTCTAAACGGACTCCCATGTTTACCATGTCAGTAAAGTCTGTAGGAGCGCTTGcaatcatcctctcgtaataaaaAGTATCAAGAGTCTTTAAGAACACTTttgtcatctccttttcttccataGGTGGAACAACCTGTGCTGCAATTTCGCGCCACCTTTGCGCGTATTCACGGAATGTCTCCTTTTCTCTTTGTTGCATGgacctcaactgatctcggtctggcacattatcaaggttgtatttgtaatgtttgataaaggcctcgcctaaatcgttgaaagtcttgatctgagaactgtctaatcccatataccaGCGTAAAGCTGCACCGGTAAGGCTGTCTTGAAAACAATGAATGAGCATCCTTTGGTCGTTGGTGTACATTGACATCTTTCGCACGTACATAACCAAATGGGTCTGTGGACAAGAActtcctttgtacttttcaaattcTTGTAGTTTAAATTTTGCTGGCATCCTTACGTCTGAAACCAAACACATATCATTTACATCTCTGCCAAACAGTTCTTTCCCACGAAGAGCTTTTATCTCTTTCTGTAATTCCGCAAACTGATCCTGGAATTCATCCATTCTATCATTGAGACCAGGATCCTCACTTGGGGTAGGGCCGTGATAGACAGGTTCTCCTAGGTGAGGAGTATAGTGAATAACAGGAGGCACATTAGTGAAGACAGGAGCATTTGGTGGAACGAACTCTTGTTGATATCTATCTTGATTAAGATCCCTGGGTATTTCCCAAGGACGGGATGTTGTGATGGTAACAGAAGTGACTGGGACAGCGTTGATTTCTGAAGCGATGACTGTAGTGACGGGTGCTGCTGTTGTCTGATTCtgaatttgaggttgattctgtgccgaagtctgtcctgaattatgaacttgagccctagcctgggcttcctctgcttgtagacgggcggttaacatttggttgcgcatctctgctgcctgtgcttgcgcctggatctgtgcatcttgtgcttcggcaacctgagcttgtgctgtttgaagttgagcagcttgggctgcttggtttgctatcaatgtctcgaccatagcagaaaggcggtcaacctgagctttcaattctcggttctcgttatctgttatctccattcttcttttgtagttggctcttgtgttgtaattatgtgtcagcttgaaatggatctgcttgcgggaagcaactgttagaagactggaccaagacagacaacctgtatgcacgtgatgcatggatatgcaaaatgaatgattttccaaggaactctaagtgaaggaaaagatagaattgcaaacattttttataacaaaacaaaattttcattttaagcatttttatcaaaatatacaaagttatcaacccaaaatacaaccaagaaaaccatttaaggacatgtgtcatcaggacgagcataaacaagtaggagttgtccttcaagtctctcaattctttcttcgtaggccttctgcataaaagctttctccttcaccaaactgtctacaagacctttccatgcacctgaggactgtggaatctgggagtaatctgttgtgcctgaggaaaataaatcctcttgcacccttggacgtttacctgcacgatcttctccactccgctcctttaactgtctctgaagttcttcattttccatttcgagcacctgggccttatccttccaagcgtctctctctttcttgaccctctccaaggtggcttggagttcttctttgtcatctagcggaaggtagggggtcttcaacggagcgggtttgataggatcatgatgtgggtatggcattttcaactgtatagctctggctctgatccactggaggtacggctcataggaggtacaatctttcttacccaattcaagtctccctttgcgacaaacacgatgccaagctcttactactctctctttcatggtagggtcctcctcgttatccctcaagaaaataccttctaaaagaatgttaggaggcttgttcttcatagggtaaccgagttgtctcctagcaagtactggattataagaaatgattccctttgtgcccatgaggggcacattggggaactccccacaactatcaatgatcttcacatcgtctaaaactctactataccatgcaatatctgactgggtaagagacataatcctctgtgaccactgaagtcctgacttgcgatcccaaacagtagctgacttaggaagatgagagacaaaccatttgtagagtaacggtatacagcagactatggttcctcctcctttcaaagtacggtaatggatggaatgataggtgtctccgagcaaagttggaacaggattaccacttaggaagatgcgtatagcatatgaatccacaaaaccttcaatattaggaaatagtaacaaaccgtagatcaacaaggcgaacagatgctccacaataatatcacaaccttgactggaaaaataagaaaccttccccattaagaacttggcagtgaaacctggaagtcctcctttggtggtgaagttattcttgaattctgacttcttcatgtacaacacttttgcaagagaactgtgctcgggtaacttttctgaaccagagaaaggtactgtatcagcaactgggatgtgaagcaactgggcatactcttccaatgtaggcatgagttgatagtctgggaatgtgaaacagtgatagactggatcatagaactgtactaatgtctgcaataacccttcttccatcctaagtgtcaataaagatataagtgccccatatctgtctctgaaaccaataggatatgcgatcgaagaaaccagtttctttagttcatctatctttggattgatgagattgtactttttcacacttctccgtccaaaatccatgtttcctgcaatatttgcaatcctcactttaagttccttggaaaaaggttgaaatgatgggaatgaatgcatgtcatgcatgaatgcaacaaacacaaacatggtcaaacaatacaaggctcaaagttcatcaccagcatggagtttaggacaaagccccaagataagttctaaggttcacctgccaaacgggttctaaaagttcccaaggttatggatccttcttcggataataccgggttaagcaactgctcgctttccaatattattctcaaaagaatctcgcttgagtgtgatatcgcgtatcaaccaaaccagacttttggtccgaagtggtcaccgcatcacatcctaagtaaggccaagatggggtaaaggtaaactaaggtccttggcttcacgggcccgtcgaaagcaacaatgcctcacaaatgacttgtttagcactatcaccctcaaagaggcctccaccaagcggacaaaggctcaagtcaactcggtaaggattgtctcctatcaagtcaacctgaattatcatccatcctatctcaaatgtgccccaaatccgggtataggatttatcacaagtatcccccaaaacccaaaataacaaacattacaaacaatacaatttagcaaatattcacaaagcaaacatataaacaagcaaagataggccaaaccctcaaataagttcaatcatatgtccccagcagagtcgccattctgtcgcggcgggatttttcacgagattaagtattgattgaacttaacccgtttgaaaaatattttaaatgcaagagtcgccaccgtcttttattttatccaaaaagaggaagggaaaaataacgataaatccctttagagttacgggttcgggggttggttatgcaaagggaaggtattagcaccctctacatctgtggtactccacaggaacctttttgcttatgtttatgtgaatgctttgcttttttcgctttgatcgtttgattggggagatgagaaaagaacttgatttttttgcttttggactcgataaagtcgtagacttcatgc from Lathyrus oleraceus cultivar Zhongwan6 chromosome 1, CAAS_Psat_ZW6_1.0, whole genome shotgun sequence includes:
- the LOC127098772 gene encoding uncharacterized protein LOC127098772, with product MDEFQDQFAELQKEIKALRGKELFGRDVNDMCLVSDVRMPAKFKLQEFEKYKGNRDQLRSMQQREKETFREYAQRWREIAAQVVPPMEEKEMTKVFLKTLDTFYYERMIASAPTDFTDMVNMGVRLEEAVREGRLVREGSSSSSGAKRYGGFMKKKEQETNAVSYDHPRRINYPYHSQDQHIAAVTPVITSAPVQVQYPQQRTNRFQQNTRYQQQHQPQQHQHQLQQRPPQQQRRTNFDPIPMSYAKLYPALITKNLVQPRPRPLVPEVLPWWYKPEVSCPFHQNAPGHDLDKCFALKLEVQKLTRAGILTFKNMGPNVKDNPMPSHGPSSVNNIEVCLNEQRVTKIEEIRRSLVEIHSVLCAHGLFQHDHQICGTCLVNSRGCRKIQDDLQGVLEQGLIQISRQGSSPESQEQEVNVIIPCFNIPEKVEIAYHPREPVVIYPPGPMPYTSDKAVPYRYATTIIENGKEVKIKTLASVTNIAANSRMTRSGRVFAPPVIPSRNVEKDPVVVVPVTREAEGQTSNSTLDKETDELLRIIKLSDYKVVDQLLQTPSKISILSLLLNSAVHKEALLKVLDQAFVEQDITAEQFNNVVGSITSCNGIGFCDEELPEEGKNHNFALHISANCQGDSLSNILIDTGSSLNVMPKSTLVKLKYKEGQMRHSGIIVKAFDGSRKSVIGEVDLPIGIGPHVFQITFQVMDIVPAYSCLLGRPWIHEAGAITSTLHQKLKFFKNGQIVTVNGEQAMLISHLSSFSVIEADETAVQTPFQALTIDDYKKSEGSIASFKDAQQIVKTGPTEMWGKVIELPENVNHAGLGFVDEKQVQTSVVRPFKDIFHSEGGGGEVGGLKLRVCGSADVFGGGVSEVIGSEG